One segment of Curtobacterium poinsettiae DNA contains the following:
- a CDS encoding FKBP-type peptidyl-prolyl cis-trans isomerase — protein MRTIPALLVTIGLAVSLTACASNGAGTTPSSCAAPGAASEAVTATGKFGSEPKVSVPKGLTTKGTQVSVLEQGSGRTIDDGTPVLVEYTLVDGSTGEVAQTSGYSGQTAPITAGASNYGALGASLQCARVGDRLAVALPKSALSSTDGTGGSSSSGKTEDAVIAVIDVKRAFDARATGTPQLAGDKMPAVVLAPSGAPGITIPSWSAPKSNESHLLRKGDGRELTAKDTAVIKYTAVTWGADPSVAGSSWTDGSGAQAIPLTKGQVDEGVRTAIVGHHVGDQVLAIVNQQGTAYAYVIDVLGAISN, from the coding sequence GTGCGCACCATCCCCGCACTCCTGGTCACCATCGGTCTCGCGGTGTCCCTCACCGCCTGCGCGTCGAACGGTGCCGGCACCACGCCCTCGAGCTGTGCCGCTCCCGGCGCCGCGTCCGAAGCGGTGACCGCCACCGGCAAGTTCGGCTCGGAGCCGAAGGTCAGCGTGCCGAAGGGCCTGACCACCAAGGGCACCCAGGTGTCCGTGCTCGAGCAGGGCTCCGGTCGCACGATCGACGACGGCACGCCCGTCCTGGTCGAGTACACCCTGGTCGACGGCTCCACCGGCGAGGTCGCCCAGACGAGTGGCTACTCGGGCCAGACGGCGCCGATCACCGCCGGTGCGAGCAACTACGGAGCCCTCGGTGCCTCACTGCAGTGCGCCCGCGTCGGCGACCGCCTGGCGGTGGCCCTGCCGAAGAGCGCCCTGAGCAGCACCGACGGCACCGGTGGCAGCTCCTCGTCGGGGAAGACCGAGGACGCCGTGATCGCCGTCATCGACGTCAAGCGCGCGTTCGACGCCCGCGCCACGGGCACCCCGCAGCTCGCCGGCGACAAGATGCCGGCCGTGGTGCTCGCCCCGTCCGGTGCCCCCGGCATCACGATCCCGTCGTGGAGCGCCCCGAAGTCGAACGAGTCGCACCTGCTCCGCAAGGGCGACGGCCGCGAGCTCACCGCGAAGGACACCGCGGTCATCAAGTACACCGCCGTGACCTGGGGTGCCGACCCGTCCGTCGCCGGCTCCAGCTGGACCGACGGATCGGGCGCGCAGGCCATCCCGCTCACCAAGGGTCAGGTCGACGAGGGCGTCCGGACCGCCATCGTCGGGCACCACGTCGGCGATCAGGTCCTGGCCATCGTCAACCAGCAGGGGACCGCGTACGCGTACGTGATCGACGTCCTCGGGGCGATCTCGAACTGA
- a CDS encoding proteasome assembly chaperone family protein gives MPQHSPFSDGRLLVVAFEGWNDAGEAASGLARRIVESLGLDELRELDGERYVDYQFNRPTVGTDDNGDRGVQWPRIVLYGPGAEGRPVIGATGSPTDRDVFVLVGPEPSRTWRGFCSEIIDLADVYSIDAVVFVGAMLADVPHTRPISVFVSSENAGVRAAFDVDKSSYEGPTGILGVLADAMDKAGLTTLSLWASVPHYVHNSPSPKATLSLLDKIEELTDVTVPRGSLLDDATEWEEGIDALAADDEDMASYIGQLEQARDTVDSPEASGDAIAQEFEQYLRRRERKDGKDGGTAGGEGPWRPQQ, from the coding sequence GTGCCACAGCACTCCCCCTTCAGCGACGGTCGCTTGCTCGTCGTCGCCTTCGAGGGCTGGAACGACGCCGGCGAGGCCGCGAGCGGTCTGGCGCGTCGCATCGTCGAGTCGCTCGGGCTCGACGAGCTGCGCGAACTCGACGGTGAGCGGTACGTCGACTACCAGTTCAACCGGCCCACCGTCGGCACCGACGACAACGGTGACCGCGGCGTGCAGTGGCCCCGCATCGTGCTGTACGGGCCCGGTGCCGAGGGGCGTCCGGTCATCGGCGCCACCGGCTCGCCCACCGACCGTGACGTCTTCGTCCTCGTCGGCCCGGAACCCTCGCGCACCTGGCGGGGCTTCTGCTCGGAGATCATCGACCTGGCGGACGTCTACTCGATCGACGCCGTCGTCTTCGTCGGCGCCATGCTCGCCGACGTCCCCCACACCCGACCGATCTCGGTGTTCGTGTCGAGCGAGAACGCCGGGGTCCGCGCCGCCTTCGACGTCGACAAGTCCTCGTACGAGGGCCCGACCGGCATCCTCGGGGTCCTCGCCGACGCGATGGACAAGGCCGGGCTGACCACGCTCTCCCTGTGGGCGTCGGTGCCGCACTACGTCCACAACTCGCCCTCGCCGAAGGCCACGCTCTCGCTGCTCGACAAGATCGAGGAACTCACGGACGTCACGGTGCCGCGCGGCTCACTGCTCGACGACGCCACCGAGTGGGAAGAGGGCATCGACGCCCTCGCCGCCGACGACGAGGACATGGCGTCCTACATCGGGCAGCTCGAGCAGGCACGCGACACCGTCGACTCCCCCGAGGCCTCGGGCGACGCCATCGCGCAGGAGTTCGAGCAGTACCTCCGTCGCCGTGAGCGCAAGGACGGCAAGGACGGCGGTACCGCCGGTGGCGAGGGGCCGTGGCGGCCACAGCAGTAG
- the mshC gene encoding cysteine--1-D-myo-inosityl 2-amino-2-deoxy-alpha-D-glucopyranoside ligase — protein sequence MRAWQAPSVPDVPGAAPRPVVHDTATGKPVDPARDEDRAALYVCGITPYDATHLGHAATYLAFDTLGRAWRDAGLDVEYAQNVTDVDDPLLERAARDGVDWRALAAEQVDLFRRDMESLRILPPDDFVAVTDEVERVAEAVSFLQESGYAYEVPTDGAEGDDLYFDVNRPADAWTLGDESGLDRETMLALAAERGGDPDRPGKRDPLDPLLWRAARDGEPAWDTEIGAGRPGWHIECSVIAGDRLGLPISVQGGGSDLVFPHHEMSAGHAAALAHQPLANAFVHTGMIAYQGTKISKSLGNLVTVRGLLDDGADPRAIRLALLSHKYSDDWEWFDTELTSAQTRLAGWDAWASGASAGHADDAADVAARIRARVSDDLDTPGAVAAVDTAIAGGTACTPELLDLIDALLGIRLA from the coding sequence GTGAGGGCCTGGCAGGCCCCATCCGTCCCCGACGTCCCCGGCGCCGCGCCCCGACCGGTCGTCCACGACACGGCGACGGGCAAGCCGGTGGACCCCGCCCGCGACGAGGACCGCGCCGCGCTGTACGTGTGCGGCATCACGCCGTACGACGCCACGCACCTCGGCCACGCGGCGACCTACCTGGCGTTCGACACGCTCGGCCGTGCCTGGCGTGACGCGGGGCTCGACGTCGAGTACGCGCAGAACGTCACGGACGTGGACGACCCGCTGCTCGAGCGTGCCGCACGCGACGGCGTCGACTGGCGTGCCCTGGCGGCTGAGCAGGTGGACCTGTTCCGCCGCGACATGGAGTCGCTGCGGATCCTGCCGCCGGACGACTTCGTGGCCGTCACGGACGAGGTCGAGCGCGTCGCCGAGGCGGTCTCGTTCCTGCAGGAGTCCGGCTACGCGTACGAGGTCCCGACCGACGGCGCCGAGGGTGACGACCTGTACTTCGACGTGAACCGCCCCGCCGACGCGTGGACGCTCGGCGACGAGAGCGGTCTGGACCGCGAGACCATGCTCGCCCTCGCAGCCGAACGCGGCGGCGACCCGGATCGTCCGGGCAAGCGTGATCCGCTCGACCCGCTGCTGTGGCGCGCCGCGCGTGACGGCGAGCCGGCCTGGGACACCGAGATCGGCGCCGGTCGCCCCGGCTGGCACATCGAGTGCAGCGTCATCGCCGGTGACCGCCTCGGGCTGCCGATCAGCGTGCAGGGCGGCGGGAGCGACCTCGTCTTCCCGCACCACGAGATGAGCGCCGGGCACGCTGCGGCCCTCGCACACCAGCCCCTCGCGAACGCGTTCGTGCACACCGGGATGATCGCCTACCAGGGCACGAAGATCTCGAAGTCGCTCGGCAACCTCGTCACCGTGCGCGGGCTGCTCGACGACGGCGCCGACCCCCGTGCCATCCGGCTCGCGCTGCTGTCGCACAAGTACTCCGACGACTGGGAGTGGTTCGACACCGAGCTGACGAGCGCCCAGACGCGGCTCGCCGGCTGGGACGCCTGGGCTTCCGGAGCCTCCGCCGGGCACGCCGACGACGCTGCGGACGTCGCGGCACGCATCCGCGCGCGGGTGTCGGACGACCTCGACACCCCCGGTGCCGTCGCCGCGGTCGACACGGCGATCGCCGGCGGCACGGCGTGCACGCCGGAGCTCCTCGACCTGATCGACGCGCTGCTGGGCATCCGGCTGGCCTGA
- a CDS encoding helix-turn-helix transcriptional regulator, with protein MPATRVPRVPAEERLFSLVLALLSTESGLTKAEILANVQGYRQRFSNGGDNASLERQFERDKDDVRELGIPLETIETPGAAGNNQTLRYRIPKGEYDLPVDVRFTPDESALLSLAAMAWREGALSADSRRGLLKVRSAGAEDDDGALQLGVDAYAPRLRARDASFEPLRSALDRGAAVRFDYITPGQHDARRREVAPLALVQHGGRWMLAAHEFATDSDKNYLLARIVGPVTQYEVGQHTAPVGAGERTLAELERIWAQRTARIAVTPGSDAERRLTRRRDTETDADGALVLHHVDPQILAEELAAFGPEVRVLEPDDLRSRVGERLRALVRDHTDDDRAAAPGEDPVRG; from the coding sequence GTGCCAGCGACCCGTGTGCCCCGTGTGCCCGCCGAGGAGCGGCTGTTCAGCCTCGTGCTCGCGCTGCTCTCGACGGAGTCCGGGCTGACCAAGGCCGAGATCCTGGCCAACGTGCAGGGGTACCGGCAGCGGTTCTCGAACGGTGGCGACAACGCCTCGCTCGAGCGCCAGTTCGAGCGCGACAAGGACGACGTCCGCGAGCTCGGCATCCCCCTCGAGACCATCGAGACGCCGGGTGCGGCGGGCAACAACCAGACGCTCCGGTACCGGATCCCGAAGGGCGAGTACGACCTGCCCGTCGACGTCCGCTTCACCCCGGACGAATCCGCGTTGCTCTCCCTGGCCGCGATGGCCTGGCGCGAAGGTGCGCTGTCCGCCGACTCCCGCCGTGGCCTGCTCAAGGTCCGCTCGGCCGGTGCCGAGGACGACGACGGCGCCCTGCAGCTCGGCGTCGACGCCTACGCCCCGCGGCTCCGCGCCCGGGACGCCTCGTTCGAGCCGCTCCGTTCCGCGCTCGACCGCGGTGCAGCCGTGCGCTTCGACTACATCACGCCGGGGCAGCACGACGCCCGTCGGCGCGAAGTGGCTCCACTCGCACTGGTGCAGCACGGCGGCCGGTGGATGCTCGCCGCCCACGAGTTCGCGACGGACTCGGACAAGAACTACCTACTGGCCCGCATCGTCGGACCCGTCACGCAGTACGAGGTCGGGCAGCACACCGCCCCTGTCGGCGCTGGGGAGCGCACCCTCGCCGAGCTCGAGCGGATCTGGGCCCAGCGCACCGCGCGCATCGCGGTGACGCCCGGTTCCGACGCCGAACGCCGACTGACCCGTCGCCGCGACACCGAGACCGATGCCGACGGCGCGCTCGTGCTGCACCACGTCGACCCGCAGATCCTCGCCGAGGAGCTCGCCGCGTTCGGGCCCGAGGTCCGGGTACTCGAGCCCGACGACCTGCGGTCACGGGTCGGGGAGCGCCTCCGTGCACTCGTGCGCGACCACACCGACGACGACCGTGCCGCAGCCCCCGGAGAGGACCCCGTTCGTGGCTGA
- a CDS encoding helix-turn-helix transcriptional regulator, translated as MADAQPLQAQDKLAFLLALVPYLIDRERVSVAEAARHFGVPEARIRRAVELIAVSGVPGETMQYQHGDLFDIAWDDFDQNDMIVLTNLVAIDDSPRLSAREASALIAGLQYLSALPEAADRDAIRALMAKLSRGAGGAASTVAVGQDLHDVALATIRRAMSDGRGLVFEYAGPRTQGGTRRVDPLRVESIDTDWYLRAWDLDRQALRTFRLDRMSEARVDDRPAEKTIDQVVIPDTLFQQAADDVIVTVELDSTSLPLVADFLSDTADAPDGEGRVRIRLAASHGFDGVVRLVAGLPGRAVVLDPPAAREAVRDFAAAALAAG; from the coding sequence GTGGCTGACGCCCAACCCCTGCAGGCGCAGGACAAGCTCGCGTTCCTGCTCGCCCTGGTGCCGTACCTGATCGACCGTGAGCGGGTCTCGGTGGCCGAGGCGGCTCGGCACTTCGGTGTGCCTGAGGCCCGCATCCGACGCGCCGTCGAACTCATCGCGGTGTCCGGGGTGCCCGGCGAGACGATGCAGTACCAGCACGGCGACCTGTTCGACATCGCGTGGGACGACTTCGACCAGAACGACATGATCGTGCTGACCAACCTCGTGGCGATCGACGACTCACCGCGTCTGTCGGCTCGTGAGGCGTCCGCGCTCATCGCCGGTCTGCAGTACCTGTCCGCGCTGCCCGAGGCCGCCGACCGTGACGCCATCCGCGCGCTCATGGCCAAGCTGTCCCGCGGCGCCGGGGGAGCGGCGTCGACCGTCGCCGTCGGGCAGGACCTGCACGACGTCGCCCTCGCCACCATCCGCCGGGCGATGTCCGACGGCCGCGGCCTGGTCTTCGAGTACGCCGGACCGCGCACCCAGGGCGGCACTCGACGGGTCGACCCGCTCCGGGTCGAGTCCATCGACACCGACTGGTACCTGCGCGCGTGGGACCTCGACCGGCAGGCGCTCCGGACGTTCCGGCTCGACCGCATGTCCGAGGCGCGCGTCGACGACCGCCCGGCCGAGAAGACGATCGATCAGGTCGTCATCCCGGACACACTGTTCCAGCAGGCCGCCGACGACGTCATCGTCACGGTGGAGCTCGACTCGACGTCGCTGCCCCTGGTCGCCGACTTCCTGTCCGACACCGCCGACGCGCCCGACGGGGAAGGTCGTGTGCGCATCCGGCTCGCGGCGTCGCACGGGTTCGACGGGGTGGTCCGTCTCGTCGCGGGATTGCCCGGTCGAGCCGTGGTGCTCGACCCGCCCGCCGCCCGTGAGGCCGTGCGCGACTTCGCGGCCGCGGCCCTCGCCGCGGGCTGA
- a CDS encoding tRNA (adenine-N1)-methyltransferase, with protein MSHADDARDEADASRASSPTADPTAALPHTAGGAPHTPPRGPFRAGDRVQLTGPKGKLTTLSLETAGEYHTHRGVLRHDDVIGQPDGSVIRASTGDEYLALRPLLNDYVMSMPRGAAIVYPKDAAQIVAFADVFPGARVVEAGVGSGALSLFLLRAIGPTGQLQSFERREEFAAIAKGNVGTFLGAVPDNWSVTVGDLVEELPDAVEEQSVDRVVLDMLAPWECVDAAADALVPGGLIVCYVATVTQLSRTAEALRDTGRFTDPMPSETLVRTWHVEGLAVRPDHRMVGHTGFLVTARRLADGTVLPNLKRRAGKAEFSDEDVEAWTPGAVGERATSDKKLRKVARQSAAQARKVAAAEASSAADGAAAPSEPAAASSDADAVPSGAVEDDR; from the coding sequence ATGAGCCACGCCGACGACGCACGCGACGAGGCAGACGCGAGCCGCGCCTCCAGTCCGACCGCGGACCCGACCGCAGCGCTCCCGCACACCGCGGGTGGCGCCCCGCACACCCCGCCGCGCGGCCCGTTCCGGGCCGGCGACCGCGTCCAGCTGACCGGTCCGAAGGGCAAGCTCACGACGCTGTCGCTCGAGACCGCGGGGGAGTACCACACACACCGCGGCGTGCTCCGGCACGACGACGTCATCGGGCAGCCCGACGGCTCCGTCATCCGGGCGAGCACCGGTGACGAGTACCTGGCGCTCCGTCCGCTGCTCAACGACTACGTCATGTCGATGCCGCGTGGTGCCGCGATCGTCTACCCGAAGGACGCGGCGCAGATCGTGGCCTTCGCGGACGTCTTCCCGGGTGCCCGCGTGGTCGAGGCCGGCGTCGGCTCGGGGGCGCTGTCGCTGTTCCTGCTCCGCGCGATCGGCCCGACCGGGCAGCTGCAGTCGTTCGAGCGCCGCGAGGAGTTCGCCGCGATCGCGAAGGGCAACGTCGGCACCTTCCTCGGTGCCGTGCCGGACAACTGGTCGGTGACCGTCGGCGACCTCGTCGAGGAGCTGCCCGACGCCGTCGAGGAGCAGAGCGTCGACCGCGTCGTGCTCGACATGCTCGCGCCGTGGGAGTGCGTGGACGCCGCGGCCGACGCCCTCGTGCCCGGCGGACTCATCGTCTGCTACGTCGCGACCGTCACGCAGCTGTCCCGCACGGCCGAGGCCCTGCGCGACACCGGGCGCTTCACCGACCCGATGCCGAGCGAGACCCTGGTGCGCACCTGGCACGTCGAGGGCCTCGCCGTGCGCCCGGACCACCGCATGGTCGGGCACACCGGATTCCTCGTCACCGCGCGACGCCTGGCCGACGGGACGGTGCTGCCGAACCTGAAGCGCCGCGCGGGCAAGGCGGAGTTCTCGGACGAGGACGTCGAGGCCTGGACCCCCGGTGCCGTGGGCGAGCGGGCGACGAGCGACAAGAAGCTCCGCAAGGTGGCCCGGCAGTCTGCGGCGCAGGCGCGCAAGGTCGCGGCGGCCGAGGCGTCGTCGGCGGCGGATGGTGCTGCGGCGCCGTCCGAGCCCGCTGCGGCATCGTCGGATGCCGATGCGGTACCGTCCGGGGCCGTCGAGGACGACCGGTAG
- a CDS encoding undecaprenyl-diphosphate phosphatase, with the protein MHILEAIFLGFIQGLTEFLPVSSSAHLRIVGLFLPDAKDPGAAFTAVTQLGTETAVLIYFWKDITRIIGRWFRSVVKRDVPKGDPDVRLGWLVILGTIPIGVAGLLLKDSIETTFRSLWIVAIVLVVFGVVLGVLDRVGRKERRIEQMTFRGGLLIGLAQMLALVPGVSRSGATVSMGLALGYTRPAAARFAFLLAIPAVFLSGFYEAATSLGDHGSPFGLADTLIATVVAFVVGFVVIAAFMNYISKRSFMPFVVYRIALGIVLIVLLSLGVIQP; encoded by the coding sequence ATGCACATCCTCGAGGCGATCTTCCTCGGCTTCATCCAGGGGCTCACCGAGTTCCTGCCGGTGTCCTCCAGCGCGCACCTGCGCATCGTGGGGCTCTTCCTGCCCGACGCGAAGGATCCCGGTGCGGCCTTCACCGCCGTGACGCAGCTCGGCACCGAGACCGCGGTGCTCATCTACTTCTGGAAGGACATCACCCGGATCATCGGGCGGTGGTTCCGCTCGGTGGTCAAGCGTGACGTGCCGAAGGGCGACCCCGACGTCCGTCTCGGCTGGCTGGTGATCCTCGGCACGATCCCGATCGGGGTCGCCGGGCTCCTGCTCAAGGACTCGATCGAGACCACGTTCCGGTCGCTCTGGATCGTCGCGATCGTCCTCGTCGTGTTCGGCGTCGTGCTCGGGGTGCTCGACCGGGTCGGTCGCAAGGAGCGGCGCATCGAGCAGATGACCTTCCGCGGTGGCCTGCTCATCGGCCTGGCGCAGATGCTCGCCCTGGTGCCCGGCGTCTCCCGTTCCGGCGCGACCGTGTCGATGGGTCTCGCCCTCGGGTACACCCGTCCCGCGGCCGCGCGCTTCGCGTTCCTGCTGGCGATCCCGGCGGTGTTCCTGTCCGGGTTCTACGAGGCCGCGACGAGCCTCGGCGACCACGGCTCGCCGTTCGGACTCGCCGACACGCTCATCGCCACCGTCGTCGCGTTCGTGGTCGGGTTCGTCGTGATCGCGGCGTTCATGAACTACATCAGCAAGCGCAGCTTCATGCCCTTCGTCGTCTACCGGATCGCACTCGGTATCGTGCTCATCGTGTTGTTGTCGCTCGGAGTGATCCAGCCGTGA
- a CDS encoding HAD family hydrolase, producing MTAHPPALVPPAAVLWDMDGTIIDTEPIWQRSQVDLTSRYGAEWTHEDGLSLVGSGLERSGELLRAKGVDMEVEEIIQWMTDYVMEHLRAGELPWRPGARELVEELHARGIPTALVTMSRRKMALVAAEALGERGFRVVVAGDDVDRPKPFPDAYLSAAAQLGVEPTACVAIEDSATGVASAVASGAVTVAVEHIVPLSEIAGGDVHLTTLAGVDVDRLVELTTPALAARAGGAVPDPAHAADTEGVTR from the coding sequence GTGACCGCGCATCCTCCTGCCCTCGTCCCGCCCGCAGCCGTGCTGTGGGACATGGACGGCACGATCATCGACACCGAGCCGATCTGGCAGCGGTCCCAGGTCGACCTGACGAGCCGCTACGGCGCCGAGTGGACCCACGAGGACGGCCTGTCCCTGGTGGGCAGCGGTCTCGAGCGCTCCGGTGAGCTCCTGCGCGCCAAGGGCGTCGACATGGAGGTCGAGGAGATCATCCAGTGGATGACCGACTACGTGATGGAGCACCTGCGCGCCGGCGAACTGCCGTGGCGGCCGGGTGCCCGTGAGCTCGTCGAGGAGCTCCACGCCCGCGGCATCCCGACCGCCCTGGTCACGATGTCCCGTCGCAAGATGGCGCTCGTCGCCGCTGAGGCCCTGGGCGAGCGTGGCTTCCGCGTCGTCGTCGCCGGCGACGACGTCGACCGCCCGAAGCCGTTCCCGGACGCGTACCTGTCCGCCGCCGCGCAGCTCGGCGTCGAGCCCACCGCGTGCGTCGCGATCGAGGACTCCGCCACCGGCGTCGCGTCGGCCGTCGCCTCCGGCGCCGTCACGGTCGCCGTCGAGCACATCGTCCCGCTCTCCGAGATCGCCGGCGGCGACGTGCACCTGACCACCCTGGCGGGCGTCGACGTCGACCGGCTGGTCGAGTTAACGACGCCGGCACTGGCCGCACGTGCTGGAGGCGCGGTGCCGGACCCGGCGCACGCTGCGGACACCGAAGGGGTCACCCGATGA